gtatctggatggttgatacctaaaatttcagtttgtattttatgaacagagtaataaatttctaaagcttcgttatattttcccatatcgttcaaacagtttgcgatattattttttgatgacATTGTGTTTGGATGGTTGAtgcctaaaatttcagtttgtattttatcaatagaataaaaaacttctaaagcttcgttatattttcccatagcgCTCCAACAGagtgcgatattatgttttgtatcaagcgtaaatttattattttcaccaTAAGTTTCTGTAGTAAAactttgaatactttttaatatttcgattgcttctttaaataaacctttatttactaataattcATATATGGATGTCGTCATATTATggaatgtttttgaaatttttattccgTTAGTGCGAAACATGAagataaaatggaaaataaaatagtttccgTAATCCACGTGATCTTTTACTTCATTCAATtcaaatctaaataatttttcaattaaactaaGATACGTATTTGTAGTTGAATTtctattttgaaaacatttacaCGTCAGCTGTGTCAGTTCGTGCATTGAATATTTGTTCTCATCAAAGTTTAGCAAAGAATAACTCATTAAAAACCCAACGGCTTCATCTATTACATGTTCTTTGTTTATTtccatttgttttgaaatttggATTATAAACTGTTTACTTAAGTTTTGATTGTCGCAATGAgataaacagtttaatattttaaatggaaaaggtttacttttttctaactttattaaaactaagttaaTTGCTTTTATTGCAGACTTTGGTTCTTCTTCGGTTGGAAAGTTATTGTCTAATATTTCTGGTTTCGATCTATATCGATCTACGTATTTTTCTATCGAAATTctatgaatatttatatattttattgcctGAGTAATAGCGAACGGATGATAACCAAGTTCTTTAATTAGGtttcttatatttttcttatacatCGGcgttttctttaatattattttttacataagcgAATGCTTCTTCTGAAGTAAAAACATCAACTAGCATTTTGTTTACGTTATTCGACCACGCTCTCCATTGGGAGGTAATCAACGTAAATGAACCCGGTTTTCTTGAAATATACATGGTCAGGTTTTTAACACTTTCATCGTCGacattgtcaaaaatatacaatgttttttcatttttataatggttgtgaattttttcaacaatcacTTCTATATTCAAATAATCACCTTTTGAGTCATGAACTTCGAATCCTAATATTTGACATTTGGTTTCTCATTGAGGTTTGTAACTTTCCAAATGCTGCGTCTATCCAAACAAAGTTTTTGTAgaagttataataaatttcGCAATACTTTCTTGCAATTTGTGTCTTCCCAACACCGGACATTccatataatattaaagttgACTTGTTTGCTTCATGTAAAAAACGTCGAATTTCACGAAGTAGTTTTTCgcgtgaaaataaattttctgaaaacGGTTGAACTCCTAAAAATGAACGCATagttagtttataaaaacttattctctcaattaaaataaatttaatatcatttattttagtaaaaattttttcaaacgtGACGCGTTATTTATTAGCGTATTAAGtcctgttttaaaaagttttaatataaaaaagttataaaattatactacttttaaaaacgtttttgaatAAAGTATCGTGTtacagtatttttatatattaagagAACGTTTTTGTGAACAAAACTTTGTAAACTtaacaatttgaaaaacatCAAGTAATTACTCTAGAGAATTCAACAAAAAGAacgatgttttttttttaattcaaattttactaaatttaaattttaactgaGTCTTGGAGTttcaaattcataaaaaaacccACATTTTTTAAAGCTTGTTCTCTACCAACGCGTAATGCAAATGTTTGGACTTTCATAAaatttctatttctattttatgtttgcttgtttatttcattttggagttctaaaattttgtacaaattagttaattaataaatgtaatatttatttttgaattaaattaaggAAAAATAACCAAAGTAGTGGTAGATTTAATTATCAGGTTAAAAGATTGCTTGCGCAGATTATGATAAATAACCTAAAAGCTATAGTCAATATTTCTATAAAACTGCAGGTATAATACCCAAAAAAGGTTTCTTGatttactttctgatcattgTTTATAATCATTTGGAAAATGAAGTACAGATAGCTGATGCATTAGAATGATATCTATTAGTTTCTTCTTTGAGACTCTAAATAGAGAACTTCGCAAAAGTTGAATAATATATCCAATATATCtagataaatcttttttgatgaACCTATTTCTTATAGTCATAAGTGATCACATACCCAACAAGCATTTTCcgttttttcaatgttaaaattaGGTCAATATTTTgaagccattttttttaaagttctacgTATTTTTCACATCAAACCTCAGATGTTGATTAATTAACTTGATTTCAACCCAGGGCCGTAAACAGGATTTAGGGGCTCCGAGTATCCTTCAATTTGGTCCCCccttcttttcaaaaaaaaaaaaaaaaaaatcagctcaaatattttgattatactGCTGGTATATAAGTATAATTAAGTAGTCCAGCTTTTGTGTCTGACAATGTTATTTTTCTTgcttatttttaacaaactctTTAATCACATCATGAAGTCAATATTTTGAACTAATTGAGacctattatttaaaatagcatGATCATTGGTTCGTTCTTGCGCAAAAAGTTCTTGAAGAGCTTCAATTTATTGAATTAAAGAAACGCAGTCCAATCtctacattttttgaaaatttcccCCAGCCTTATTTCAGAAATTTCGTTTAAAAAGCTGAATGAGACAAGAGGTTTCTCTCCAAAGTTTGCCGAATGAATTTGCTTCATATGAAGCAATTCTTAAGTCAGTTCATTTTCAGTCTCGTCACATGAACATTTCTGCAAAAAATGGGAGCAGGCACTCTTGATTTCTGGttcaaacagtttttaatattcccacaaaaaaaaaagaatttagcaCAAATTTCTTGAATGGCTACGAGCAGTGAGTCCACCAATCACAGaatcaaaaatttgataaaaaacgaATCCTCGAAATGTTGCTTCCTCTCCTCATTCTGTCTCtgttgattatattttaaattttttatataaactttatattttaaattttttatataaactttatattttaaattttttatataaactttatattttaaattttttaaataaactttatattttaaattttttatataatctttatattttaaattttttatataaactttatattttaaattttttatataaactttatatagaaaatttataataagtttaacaaccttcaaaattacaaataacGGAGTGTAACTTAAACTGTGTTTATCCATTTGCTTTATATGATAAACTAAGGGGTTAGTTCAACAATTGTTTCTATAATATAGCCTATATGACTTGTATATATTCTTGTATATTCTTCTATTTTAAACGTGAAATGTTGTAGTTTaggatataaatttaaatcagttgtaaaatttaaaatattaacatatcTTTTGATGGTTATCATTATTTAGGTTAGTTGCAGCTATGTTTACATAGAGCTAGATTTAGATATTAATTTTAGACACGTGGCATGCAATATCACACTGTAAGTTTcatcagttgtaaaataaatcagttgtaaaatgtttacttgcattttttttatgtgtactTATTTATGCTAGTTAGagcaaagtttatatattgattattataatttgtatatttaagttttataatttgctGTTTCagacacgttttttttttttataaattatttattttgccgtttaaaaatgtttacattgcaaatacatttatataaactattggCTGGAGCGAGAAGAAGCCCTGTAAACACACGACGtctaaaaaacatcttttagacgtttagacgtctaaaagacgttttttagaCGTCTTTAAGACGTCGTGTGTTTACTGGGAGGCGTATTCagccttatcgccgagccccatttaaaaaaaataatagcaataaattCTACATTACCGTaacgtaaaaatatatataaaataacaaatagaaatgaaaaccgaaaataactaatataattagaaataaaatatatatatattttttaagaagcGTTGAAAACAAttgctaaaatgtttaacaaatatattaataaaaaataaaaaagtcaaaaaaataaaattacttgagGATAAGAGACAACAAGAAATGAAACttcataattaatataatcACTAGATAAATTATTAACATCATCAGtgatattttgtatgtatatattttttttattttaaatattttgtattaatttatattaattactgataaaattaaatctattttttatatgattgtttttagtttaaaataaacatttaaagttgaATATATCcatgaataataaaaatcgTTTTGATTCGTCCTTAAATTGCTCTAATGTAGTCTgtttattgttaacaatatcTGGAAACTTTTTCCACAGGTTAGGTCCgcggtatttaattgaatagatagttaattttaatttatattgtggagcaataaaattgttatctgaaaactttgttgagtatttatggttaattttattaaaataagattgaaatatttttggagataatccattttttgttataaacataaataataaaacttggtgtaaattaagtttatacacatttaaaacattgaGCACACGCAGAAGTGGTTCGCAAGGAACACTTCTGTCGGCTCCAAATACTATTCTGcacgcatgtttttgtttgttgtagaGTTTCTTTAGCTTTGTATGGTTAGTACTACCCCACACAATATTACAATAAGACAAATAACTATGGATAAAGGCATAATACAAGGATTTTTCAGGGatgatatatttagaaaagGTTTGGCCCTAAACatcattgcattattttttgagatttttttttcaatactatttatatgtaaataccactttaaattttcatccaattttactcctaaaaaatttatgaatgattctcttttaataaaagtgttattaattataagatctggtaatttaagaggaatattttcAGATTTACTTACTTTATGAAAAagtgtatattttgttttatccgcatttagtgaaagtttattactttcAAACCGCTTACTAACTTTACATAGCTGTTcgttaactatttaaaaaagtaatttaacatgtctgtgagaaaaaaaaaagattagaatcatcagcaaacaaaattaggtctaaaagatttgttgataAGTATAAATCGTTTATGTACAACAGGAATAAAGGGGGTCCTAAGATAGATCCCTGAGGAACCCCGCAAGATATGGAGTATGGAATAGTATTTGTTTGatcatagtataaaaattgctttctgtttGTCAGATAATctttgaaccaaagtaagtttttatttttcactccgTAGTTTTCGAGTTTTGTTATTAGAATATAGTGATTTACGAATCAAAAGCTTtggacagatcaatgaaaactcctaatgtaaaacaGTCATTATCTAAGGCGTTATATATTTGATTGGAAATTTCTACTACTGCGTGTTCAGtagaatgtttatttttaaagccaaattgtTTGCAATACAACATATCATTCTCAGTTAGATGATTATAAAGTCTGTGATACATTATTCTCTCTAGCAATTTTGAGAAACATAGTAATATTGATATAGgcctgtaatttaaaatattttacttatctccggatttaaaaattggtgtaatACGggcaaattttaacttttcagGAACAATACCTGACTTTAATGAGAGATTGAAAATGTGAAATAAAGAAGGTTCAATGACATCAAATACTGATTTTACAATACCGACACTACTTTTAtcaaaatcttcactttttttacttttgagactgCTAAAAGCAGttctcaactttaattttttccaattaaatcctTAATTACATTCCacatattttttggttttttcaaatatatttttataattttttttgaggattttagtaaacttttagACATCCAGGGAGTTTGGAGAgacttattatttatacttttttttatttctggagACGCTATTTCATATTGTTTGCAAACTTGATTAAGAAACAATTCATATGCATTATTAGCATCATTTGATTGCAGTACTAGATCCCAATCAACGCAATTttgtaaacagtttttaaatttttttaaagagttttcattgatctgttgCCAAATTAAGGTGGATTTTGTggaaatattgtttattaaaaggtTATTTGTAGCTAAGAATGTAGGAAAATGATCCGAAATATCGGTCTGTATTATACCTGTGTAAAGAGGATTATTATGAAAGTTGTTAGTTATGATGTTATCAAGAAGAGTAGAAGACCTATTTGTTATTCTTgtagatttgtttattgttgggATAAGGTTATTTTGTAGAAGAGTGTTTATAAAGTTCTTAGCATTAATATTTGAGGCATAGTTAATCAGGTTGATGTTAAAATCTCCGAccatataaatatgtttttttttatttataattttgtttagaaatgttttaagatgagttttaaatttttttaagtttccagtTGGAAGTCTATAAGTAGTATTTATAGTTGTGTTTCATTGATGCAGAGATCGTTACGTAAgacaaaatttattgaattgtGGATATAAATACAAACGCCCCCACCTGCATTTACTTTACGTCCTTGATGAATTGATGTGTAATTAATTAGTTCAAATACATAATTTGTTTACACAAAGTTTTCTGtcagacaaataattttaaaatcgtttttaattgtatccaataatatttttaaattttcaaagtttttatttaaacttcgaatattgatatttaaaattaaaaaagtgtttttagtttttcttagaTATTGTGATGATTCAGAAACTGAATAGTATTGACTTTCTAGCATTTTTtgactaaaataatttaaatcagtGCCGTTATCATCGACGATGTCATTTTcatttgaagatttaaatatgaaacttacctccatttttaaaaacagtttaaattaaatatgcatagtaataatgaaaataaaattgcgttaattaatgacaaatattataaaacttattgcttttttttgcaTCCCAATCGCGAATTTTCAATTGATCGTAAGATAAGTTGGCAAGTATCGTAAGATAAATTGGCAATTTATCGTAAGATAAATTGGCAATTTATCGTAAGATAAATTGGTAATTTATCGTAAGATAAATTGGCAAGATAAAAAGACAAACTTACCAGGCGCTCTTtcgatttt
This portion of the Hydra vulgaris chromosome 13, alternate assembly HydraT2T_AEP genome encodes:
- the LOC136089299 gene encoding uncharacterized protein LOC136089299, producing MYKKNIRNLIKELGYHPFAITQAIKYINIHRISIEKYVDRYRSKPEILDNNFPTEEEPKSAIKAINLVLIKLEKSKPFPFKILNCLSHCDNQNLSKQFIIQISKQMEINKEHVIDEAVGFLMSYSLLNFDENKYSMHELTQLTCKCFQNRNSTTNTYLSLIEKLFRFELNEVKDHVDYGNYFIFHFIFMFRTNGIKISKTFHNMTTSIYELLVNKGLFKEAIEILKSIQSFTTETYGENNKFTLDTKHNIALCWSAMGKYNEALEVFYSIDKIQTEILGINHPNTMSSKNNIANCLNDMGKYNEALEIYYSVHKIQTEILGINHPDTMSTKNNIASCLNDIGKYNEALEIYYSVDKIQTKILVINHPDTMSTKHNIANCLKKMGKYNEALEIYYSVDKIQTEILGINHPDTMSTKNNIANCLYAMGKYNEALEIYYSVDKIQTEILGINHPNTMSTKNNIAICLKAMGKYNEVSEIYYYVDKIRTEILGINHPDTMGTKHNIANCLYAMGKYNEALKIYYSVDKIQTEILGINHPDTMRTKNSIAICLKNKEKQQTSCLII